A single region of the Capra hircus breed San Clemente chromosome 14, ASM170441v1, whole genome shotgun sequence genome encodes:
- the BHLHE22 gene encoding class E basic helix-loop-helix protein 22, with amino-acid sequence MERGLHLGAAAAGEDDLYLHKSLSASAAKRLEAAFRSTPPGMDLSLAPPPRERPASSSSSPLGCFEPADPEGAGLLLPPPGGGGGAGGGGGGGGVGVSGLLVGSAGVGGDPSLSSLPAGAALCLKYGESAGRGSVAESSGGEQSPDDDSDGRCELVLRPGGTDPRASPGAGGGGTKAAEGCSNALLHGGGGAPPGAPSGGGGGGSGGGGGGGSGGSKKSKEQKALRLNINARERRRMHDLNDALDELRAVIPYAHSPSVRKLSKIATLLLAKNYILMQAQALEEMRRLVAYLNQGQAISAASLPSSAAAAAAAAALHPALGAYEQAAGYPFSAGLPPAASCPEKCALFNSVSSSLCKQCTEKP; translated from the coding sequence ATGGAGCGCGGGCTGCACCTCGGCGCGGCCGCCGCGGGCGAAGACGATCTCTACCTGCACAAGAGCCTGAGCGCCTCCGCCGCCAAGCGCTTGGAGGCGGCTTTCCGCTCCACGCCCCCGGGCATGGACCTGTCCCTGGCACCGCCGCCCCGGGAGCGCCCGGCGTCCTCCTCGTCGTCGCCCCTCGGCTGCTTCGAGCCGGCTGACCCCGAGggggcagggctgctgctgccaccGCCCGGGGGAGGCGGCGGcgcgggaggcggcggcggcggcggcggggtgGGCGTCTCCGGGCTGCTCGTGGGCTCCGCCGGCGTGGGGGGCGACCCCAGCCTGAGCAGCCTGCCGGCTGGGGCGGCCCTGTGCCTCAAGTACGGCGAGAGCGCCGGCCGGGGCTCGGTGGCCGAGAGCAGCGGCGGCGAGCAGAGCCCCGACGACGACAGCGACGGCCGTTGCGAGCTGGTGCTGCGGCCCGGAGGCACCGACCCGCGGGCCTCCCCGGGCGCGGGAGGCGGCGGCACCAAGGCGGCCGAGGGCTGCTCCAACGCCCTCCTccacggcggcggcggcgcccccCCGGGGGCCCCaagcggcggcggtggcgggggtagcggcggcggcggcggcgggggtaGTGGCGGCAGCAAGAAATCCAAAGAGCAGAAAGCGCTGCGGCTCAACATCAACGCCCGCGAGCGCCGGCGGATGCACGACCTGAACGACGCGCTGGACGAGCTGCGCGCGGTGATCCCCTACGCGCACAGCCCCTCGGTGCGGAAGCTCTCCAAGATCGCCACGCTGCTGCTCGCCAAGAACTACATCCTCATGCAGGCGCAGGCCCTGGAGGAGATGCGGCGCCTCGTCGCCTACCTCAACCAGGGCCAGGCCATCTCcgccgcctccctgcccagctccgCGGCTGCGGCGGCCGCGGCCGCTGCCTTGCACCCGGCGCTTGGCGCGTACGAGCAGGCGGCCGGATACCCGTTCAGCGCCGGGCTGCCCCCGGCTGCCTCCTGCCCGGAGAAGTGCGCCCTGTTCAATAGCGTCTCCTCCAGCCTCTGCAAACAGTGCACGGAGAAGCCTTAA